The Methylomonas montana DNA window TCTGCATGAACGGGTACAGTCTGCCGGCCCATTAACGCCCAACAAAACGGGTCTGCTCAACGGCATATTTGAAGAATTGCGCACCTTGCCCCTGGTTGTCGATGACAAGCGCTTGCTTTCATGTATTGCCGATATTGACGGCCGCATCCAGGCGATTTTTAACTAAATGCGCCAATCCAGCAAACTCGCTGGCGATCATATCAAAGGCGAGGTAATTCACTTTGGCGTTATTGACAGGCCACCCTGGCAACGAGCCGGATTCTTTACCTATGGCGACTATTGGCTGAGCAGACAAATGCGCAAGACACTAAATCGCGCGCAAGGGCGGGCATGTCAGCCACGCCATAGCTAATGGTTAAGCGTTAACCGAGGATTATGTTATGAAAAAAATGGGATTTTCCATTACCACCGCCGAAGGGCATTTTTTGACACGCTGCGAGCTTAAGCAGGAAGGCCAAGGCATCTATCTGGACACAACATTTGAAAAGACTGTCGAGAAAAGCGTAACGGTGCGAAAGCTAAAACAGTTAGCTGAAATTAAGCAGAAACTTGAAGCCGCTCATCCCGAGGTAAAGCTTTGGGCAGTCGAGTTATTTAAAGATCAAGGCAAAGCGTTCTGCCGGTCGGCAACGACCGATGCGCCACCGTGGTTTAAAACCCAACACGAGCGCTTCGGCGGCTTGTATTCCGTCCAATAGTTGACAGGAGAATAACCATGTCAAAAGATTTCGATTTAAAAGCCGTGATAAGCATGGTTGACCGGATGTCGCCAGGCTTGAAGCACATCACCAAAAACCTAAACCTATTACATAGGCAGTTAAGAGTTGTCGGTAATGGTGCGCCGATGCTTGGCGCTGGTTTCGTCGCGGCGATGGCGGTACCGGCCAAAGCGTTTATGGATTTGGAGAATTCTGCAGTCTACCTGCAAAACACCTTGATGGATAAGAACGGGAATATCCCGGCGGTATTCCAGAAAATCAGCGAGGAAGCGATAAAGCTGGGAACTCAGTTACCCGGAACAACAGCCGACTTTAACGCGATGTCGTCAACACTAAAAGCCTTTGGCGTGAATGCGGACTCTATCGCCAATGGCGTATTGAGGGCCACTGCGTATCTTGGCGTCGTTGGCAAAGACATCAATGTGACTTATGACAGTGCGGCGGAATCAATGGGTAAGCTCAGCCGGGCGTTTAACATTGCCGACAGTGATATGGTGCCGTTTTCCGATTCTATCCAAAGGGTGTTGTTCAACGGCACCAAGCTGGATGAATTGCAATATGCTATGTCCCGTGTCTCTGGCCCGTTGAAAGTCGCTGGTGAAGAAGGCCTAAAGGCGGCAAACCAAATGCTGCCGTTGGTCTCGGTCTTTACCAGCACGGGTATTTCAGGTGAAGAGGCCGGTACCGGCATTCGTGAGATTATCAACCAGGCCACCAAGCTGAATAAATTCTCCGGCATTCCAAAGCTGATTGCCGACCTGGACAAAATAAACCACCTACCGAGCAAGCTACGCTTTGCGAAATTGGAAAACCTGTTCGGCAAGGAGCACGCCAGCAAAGCCGCGCTGATCACCCTGGAAAGCTATAACCGGCAAGTGCAGGCGATGGCCAACCAAGGCAGTCTGCTGGACAAAATCGCCAACTCCGCCGGTACGCTCACTAACAAGGTGGAGACAGCCGGCGGTACTTGGTCAAATTTCATGGCGAAATTCGGCAGCCAGTACGCGCCGGAACTCAAGGCGGCCGCCGATTCCGTCAACCGTATATCAGAAAATCTAACCGGCTTTATTGATCAAAACGGGCCGGCGGTGATGACAGCGGCGAAGATGGCCGGCGCCTTTGTCGGCTTGAAAGTTGCGGCCTGGGGTTTGGCTGGCGGTATCGGCGCAATAACGGCGGCCATGAAGTTAAACCCACTGATGTTGCTGGCACAAGCGGCCATCGTCGCGGCACCGTTGATCATTGATAACTGGGATAGCATCGTCAACCGGCTTAAGGAAGGATTCAGCAGGATCAAGGATTTTTTCCAACCGCTGATCGACATGTTCAAATACATCGGTAACTGGGTTTCGAACAATTCTATGCTAAAGCTGGTTGGCAGTGTGCCAATGTTCTTAGGTAAATCGGTTGCCTCGTTGTTGCCTGATTTCTCGGGGGTTCAATTACCCAGCGGCGAAGGCATGCGGGCACCGGGCTACCAAAAAAATATTGTTGGGTCGGTGAAAGGCGGGGTTGATGTCAATGTCCGGTTCGACAATTCACCCGCAACGATGCGAGTGGCTCCGAGTAAAACTCGTGGGCCGGTTCGGTCGAATGTGGATGTGGGCTATGGGTTTACCCATGCTATGTATCTAGGCATGCCGTAACTTGATCGGTTAGCCGGATCAAAAGCCGCCTGGCAGCAATGCGGGCGGCTTTTGTTTTTTGGCACCATAGACCATCGGTTTTTTGCCCGAGGGCGCAAGACAGGGCACAATCTAGGGCACATCGAAACTAAATTTAAACACGTTGAAACGCGCTTGACCTTCGGGCAGTTTCTGTTATCCTATTGATCCTAAGGACGTTTCAGCGTGTCCCGATGTGTTCGCCTGTTATTGGTTGGCGCTCATAACCCGAAGGTCGTAGGTTCAAATCCTGCCCCCGCTACCAGACAAATCAAAGGCTTAGGTTTAACGACCTAGGCCTTTTTTGTTGCGTGATGGTTTTGTGTAACCCCAGTGTAACCGGATTTAATCAATCGTAATCAACACGTAAGGCATTGGTGCGCTTGTTTTTTATTTGGCTTTAATTCCCTGTCTTAACCTTGCAGGTATAAAACAGCGCCCATTGCGGGTCGATTAGGATTTCAGCTTTATCAACATTGCACACTTCATTAGGCAGTTCTTTCTCAAGATAGGATAGGGTGACAGCGGTAAATCGGCCTTTGTCGTCTTGGATGTTAAGTCCGCCAAAAGTTGCGCCTTTGATAGCCCCGCTTTTCAGCGAATCGCCGAATGACGGCGTAACCATGATGCTGTTCAGGTCTTTCCTGTCGAACATGCGGAAAGTGTGGTCTTGAAAATCAAGCTCGGACCGCTGCACGGCTGAGTCCCCCATAAACTGAAATAGCCCTTCCCATACCAGAACACCCAGTCAACAGTACCGGCAGCGGTATTGCAATCAGTGCTCTCATATCATTGAACTTTAAGAACCTGTAGTCAGGTTTTTAGATATGGAATTGTTACAGGTCGGCTTAGTATACCGACGCAACTGGTCAAATACATTATTGCAGCGACCTAGGCGCAGGTGTGTAGGGATATTTTCCTGTATGAAGCTACGTTTTCTGAAAAATGTGGGCAGGATTACACAAGGGTTTGGCCGAATGGGTAGCCTGTGTGATAATCAAATCCGACTGCTAAGCTTCTGCTAACAGATAACTGAGGAAACCATGTCGAACGATACTTTACTGGTCAGGCATAACGCCACCGGAAAAGAAGTTGAATATCCGTTGTTGAAGGGGTCTTTGGGTGCAGATACCGTTGATATTCGCTCTTTGAACAAAGACCTGGGTTGTTTTACTTACGATCCGGGATTTATTGCTACCGCCGCTTGCAAAAGCAAAATCACTTATATCGACGGCGATAAAGGTATTTTGTTGTATCGCGGTTATCCGATCGAACAGCTGGCCGAAAACTGCGAATTTACCGAAGTCGCCTATTTGCTGATGAATGGTGAGTTGCCGGATGCCACGCAGTTGCGCGACTTTAACGAAGAAATTAGCGACCGGGCCATTATTCACGAAGCCTTGCGGAAGTTCTTCGACGGTTTTCATTACGATGCACATCCGATGGCGATGCTGGTCGGCGTGGTGGGTTCCTTGTCTGCGTTTTATCACAGCGACCTGAACATTAAGGATCACGCTAGCCGCCGCATTTGTGCGACGCGGATGATAGGTAAGATGCCGACCATCGCCGCCGCTTCCTATAGGCATTCGATCGGTAGGCCTTTCGTTTACCCGCGCATGGATTTGAGTTACTGCGAAAACTTTTTGAACATGATGTTCTCGCGCTCTTCGCAAAACTATATCGATCAGGAACACTACATCGATCCCAATCTGGTCAAAGCGCTAAATCTGTTGTTTATTCTGCACGCCGACCATGAACAAAATGCCAGCACGTCGACGGTGAGAATGGCCGGTAGTACGGGCGCCAATCCCTATGCCTGCGTTGCGGCCGGCATTGCCGCATTGTGGGGGCCGGCGCACGGCGGCGCTAACGAAGCGGTGTTGAATATGCTGGCGCAAATAGGCACTGTCGAAAATGTGCCTAAATTTATCGCCAAGGCCAAGGATCATAATGATCCGTTCCGTTTGATGGGTTTCGGCCATCGTGTTTATAAAAATTTCGATCCGCGCGCTACCATTATCCGCAAAACCTGCTATGAGGTATTAAGCAGAACGCACACTAACGATCCGCTGTTTGAATTGGCCTTGGCATTAGAAGAATATGCGTTGAAAGACGAGTATTTCATCGAGAAAAAGCTCTATCCCAATGTCGATTTTTATTCCGGCATTATTTACAAGGCCTTGCATATTCCGGTGGATATGTTCACCGTGATGTTTGCGATTGCCAGGACGGCAGGCTGGGTATCGCATTGGTTGGAAATGATGGAAGAGCCGACATTGCCGATCAGCCGCCCAAGGCAATTGTATGTGGGTTTGCCACGCCGGGATTTTGTGGC harbors:
- a CDS encoding phage tail tape measure protein produces the protein MSKDFDLKAVISMVDRMSPGLKHITKNLNLLHRQLRVVGNGAPMLGAGFVAAMAVPAKAFMDLENSAVYLQNTLMDKNGNIPAVFQKISEEAIKLGTQLPGTTADFNAMSSTLKAFGVNADSIANGVLRATAYLGVVGKDINVTYDSAAESMGKLSRAFNIADSDMVPFSDSIQRVLFNGTKLDELQYAMSRVSGPLKVAGEEGLKAANQMLPLVSVFTSTGISGEEAGTGIREIINQATKLNKFSGIPKLIADLDKINHLPSKLRFAKLENLFGKEHASKAALITLESYNRQVQAMANQGSLLDKIANSAGTLTNKVETAGGTWSNFMAKFGSQYAPELKAAADSVNRISENLTGFIDQNGPAVMTAAKMAGAFVGLKVAAWGLAGGIGAITAAMKLNPLMLLAQAAIVAAPLIIDNWDSIVNRLKEGFSRIKDFFQPLIDMFKYIGNWVSNNSMLKLVGSVPMFLGKSVASLLPDFSGVQLPSGEGMRAPGYQKNIVGSVKGGVDVNVRFDNSPATMRVAPSKTRGPVRSNVDVGYGFTHAMYLGMP
- a CDS encoding citrate synthase, producing the protein MSNDTLLVRHNATGKEVEYPLLKGSLGADTVDIRSLNKDLGCFTYDPGFIATAACKSKITYIDGDKGILLYRGYPIEQLAENCEFTEVAYLLMNGELPDATQLRDFNEEISDRAIIHEALRKFFDGFHYDAHPMAMLVGVVGSLSAFYHSDLNIKDHASRRICATRMIGKMPTIAAASYRHSIGRPFVYPRMDLSYCENFLNMMFSRSSQNYIDQEHYIDPNLVKALNLLFILHADHEQNASTSTVRMAGSTGANPYACVAAGIAALWGPAHGGANEAVLNMLAQIGTVENVPKFIAKAKDHNDPFRLMGFGHRVYKNFDPRATIIRKTCYEVLSRTHTNDPLFELALALEEYALKDEYFIEKKLYPNVDFYSGIIYKALHIPVDMFTVMFAIARTAGWVSHWLEMMEEPTLPISRPRQLYVGLPRRDFVAINNR